One genomic region from Mesorhizobium terrae encodes:
- a CDS encoding DUF3363 domain-containing protein has translation MGLATEHAPGVWELSDRLEPTLRELGERGDIIRTMQKVLRAEGQERDPASFQIHDGAAGAPIVGRVIDKHLADELGENITLVVDGIDGRAHHVSGFDAGRVEDARIGSIVEIGPADMAARPSDRAIAVMTKDGVYQPSRHLEQARFDGRVPGGDYEGFVDAHVRRLEALRRAGIVERIDADRWRIPEDFESRAAAHDAGRSVRVNIRVLSAFDLESQIGADGATWLDRRLIAGEASDLAPAGFGQAVAQAMDRRREHLIDQGDATRQPTGRVFYRRNLLATLREREVARAGAELAVSKPMPFRASGDGETVSGTFTGTVQLASGRFAIVEKSHEFTLVPWRPVIERQRGREVIGVVQGGSVSWQLGKQRELGL, from the coding sequence ATGGGGCTTGCCACCGAGCATGCGCCGGGCGTCTGGGAGTTGAGTGACCGACTTGAGCCCACCCTGCGCGAGCTGGGCGAGCGCGGAGACATCATCCGCACCATGCAGAAGGTGCTTCGGGCGGAGGGACAGGAGCGCGATCCGGCCAGCTTCCAGATTCATGACGGCGCGGCAGGCGCGCCGATTGTCGGCCGCGTCATCGACAAGCATCTCGCCGACGAACTGGGCGAGAACATCACCCTGGTTGTCGACGGGATCGATGGCCGCGCGCACCATGTCTCCGGCTTCGATGCGGGTCGCGTCGAGGATGCGCGTATCGGCAGCATCGTTGAGATCGGTCCGGCCGATATGGCGGCCCGGCCTTCGGATCGCGCCATTGCCGTTATGACCAAGGACGGCGTCTATCAGCCGAGCCGCCATCTGGAGCAGGCCCGGTTCGACGGCCGCGTGCCCGGTGGCGACTACGAAGGCTTCGTCGATGCCCATGTCCGCCGGCTGGAGGCGTTGCGCCGCGCCGGCATCGTCGAGCGCATCGACGCCGACCGCTGGCGCATCCCCGAGGATTTCGAGAGCCGGGCAGCCGCCCATGACGCCGGCCGCAGTGTCCGCGTCAATATCCGCGTCCTCTCGGCCTTCGATCTGGAAAGCCAGATCGGGGCGGACGGCGCCACCTGGCTCGACCGCCGGCTGATCGCAGGCGAGGCGTCCGATCTGGCGCCGGCTGGCTTCGGACAGGCCGTCGCCCAGGCGATGGACCGCCGCCGCGAACATCTGATCGACCAGGGTGATGCCACCCGCCAGCCGACCGGCCGGGTGTTCTATCGCCGCAATCTGCTTGCCACGCTGCGCGAGCGTGAGGTCGCGCGCGCCGGCGCCGAGCTGGCGGTGTCAAAGCCCATGCCGTTCCGCGCCTCCGGAGACGGCGAGACCGTGAGCGGCACATTCACCGGCACCGTCCAGCTCGCGAGCGGCAGATTTGCCATCGTCGAGAAGAGCCATGAGTTCACCCTAGTCCCCTGGCGGCCGGTCATCGAGCGCCAGCGCGGCCGCGAGGTTATCGGCGTGGTCCAGGGCGGATCGGTATCCTGGCAGCTCGGGAAACAGCGGGAACTCGGGCTATGA
- a CDS encoding DUF1778 domain-containing protein: protein MANATRSEKLDLRLTPEAKRVLNAAAQAERRSVSEFVLESALIRAQETLPDRQHFGLDAERWQAFLAALDAPPRPLPRLKRLLNEPGLFEHPGE from the coding sequence ATGGCCAATGCAACCCGATCCGAGAAACTCGACCTGCGGCTGACGCCGGAGGCCAAGCGCGTGCTGAACGCCGCGGCCCAAGCCGAGCGACGGTCGGTCAGCGAGTTCGTGCTGGAAAGCGCGCTCATCCGTGCCCAAGAGACCTTGCCGGACCGCCAGCATTTCGGGCTGGACGCGGAGCGCTGGCAAGCCTTCCTCGCCGCGCTCGATGCACCGCCCCGTCCGTTGCCGAGGCTGAAGCGGCTCCTGAACGAGCCCGGCCTGTTCGAGCATCCCGGCGAATAG
- a CDS encoding GNAT family N-acetyltransferase codes for MALRIEKLRREHRVEGFDCGKEPLNRFLIRFALQSQLSNSAQTYLALSDDEVVGYYTLTYGDVAYDDAPGRLQKGVARHPVPLMILARLAVASAWSGKGIGSGLLKDALGRTLAAAEIAGLRAFAVHAKDEEARAFYEHFDFIASPSDPMHLFVLLKDVRALIGR; via the coding sequence GTGGCGCTCCGTATCGAGAAGCTGCGGCGCGAGCATCGCGTCGAGGGGTTCGATTGCGGCAAGGAGCCGCTCAACCGCTTCCTGATCCGCTTCGCCCTGCAAAGCCAGCTTTCCAACAGCGCGCAGACCTATCTCGCCCTCTCGGACGATGAGGTGGTCGGCTATTACACCCTGACCTATGGCGACGTGGCCTATGACGATGCGCCCGGGCGGTTGCAGAAGGGCGTCGCCCGTCATCCGGTTCCCCTGATGATCCTCGCACGCCTCGCGGTGGCCAGCGCCTGGTCAGGCAAGGGGATCGGCTCCGGCCTGCTCAAGGATGCGCTCGGCCGCACGCTCGCCGCCGCCGAAATCGCGGGCCTGCGCGCTTTTGCCGTCCATGCCAAGGATGAGGAGGCGCGAGCCTTCTACGAACATTTCGATTTCATCGCGTCGCCCAGCGATCCGATGCACCTGTTTGTGCTCCTCAAGGACGTTCGCGCCCTGATCGGCCGCTAG
- a CDS encoding helix-turn-helix domain-containing protein: MQKSLRTSRQQRLLSLLVEARKAKGMTQAEIAAALGRPQSFVAKYENDERRIDVIEFVDIAAALGVSAAEILKEIESTAEAPKRTGGRKSQPLR; the protein is encoded by the coding sequence ATGCAGAAGTCCTTGCGCACATCCCGACAGCAGCGTCTCCTGTCCCTGCTCGTCGAAGCACGCAAGGCGAAAGGTATGACCCAGGCCGAAATTGCCGCAGCGCTCGGCAGGCCGCAATCCTTTGTCGCCAAATATGAGAACGATGAGCGACGGATTGATGTCATCGAGTTCGTCGATATTGCTGCGGCGCTGGGCGTTTCGGCTGCCGAAATCCTGAAAGAGATCGAATCGACCGCAGAGGCCCCCAAACGAACCGGCGGGCGAAAATCCCAACCCCTCCGCTAG
- a CDS encoding DNA -binding domain-containing protein yields the protein MRVRPKLDPDVDDEAPSGPEITTYDEEHYVTYLRLLDAQTDGADWSEVARIVLHRDPVAEEDRTRACWESHLARAQWMTKQGYRRILQQAVAEATQEAQGKTRH from the coding sequence ATGCGCGTCAGACCCAAGCTTGATCCCGATGTCGATGACGAGGCCCCGAGCGGCCCCGAGATCACGACTTATGACGAAGAGCATTATGTGACCTATCTGCGTTTGCTGGATGCGCAGACGGACGGAGCGGACTGGTCCGAGGTGGCGCGGATCGTGCTGCACCGCGATCCGGTCGCCGAGGAAGACCGCACAAGGGCCTGCTGGGAAAGCCATCTCGCCCGCGCGCAATGGATGACCAAGCAGGGCTACCGCCGCATTCTCCAGCAGGCCGTCGCGGAGGCGACGCAAGAGGCTCAGGGCAAGACACGGCACTAA
- a CDS encoding conjugal transfer protein TraG: MRGGRILWGQIAVVLTVVLLTTWAATQWTAWRLGFQAQLGAPWFKLAGWPVYSPPAFFWWWFSFDAYAPSIFLEGAAIAVSGSFIAIAVAIFMSLIRAREARNVATYGSARWADDREIRAVGLLGPDGVVLGRHIQDYLRHDGPEHVLCFAPTRSGKGVGLVVPTLLTWPGSCIVHDIKGENWTLTAGFRAKHGRVLLFDPTNAQSSAYNPLLEVRRGEWEVRDVQNIADILVDPEGSLDKRNHWEKTSHSLLVGAILHVLYAEPDKTLAGVANFLSDPRRPVEATLRAMMSAPHLGEAGVHPVVASAARELLNKSENERSGVLSTAMSFLGLYRDPVVAKVTARCDWRIADLVGDRRPVTLYLVVPPSDINRTKPLIRLILNQIGRRLTEELKASNKRHRLLLMLDEFPALGRLDFFESALAFMAGYGLKSFLIAQSLNQIERAYGSNNSILDNCHVRVAFAANDERTAKRVSDSLGTATELRDSTNYAGHRLAPWLGHLMVSRQETARPLLTPGEIMQLPPSDEIVMVAGTPPIRAKKARYFEDARFKERILPPPDLIAPRAAATMTDEWSARVIAPSAAAAATTTSDGADGDPANAGIRREPELPEHEEIVPAARPPEQEFDLLDDEPDVDAAKARALRQRIRIVARQATMDPADGIEL; this comes from the coding sequence ATGCGTGGAGGCCGAATACTCTGGGGTCAGATCGCCGTTGTCCTGACCGTTGTGCTGTTGACGACATGGGCGGCGACGCAATGGACCGCATGGCGGCTCGGCTTTCAGGCGCAGCTTGGCGCCCCATGGTTCAAACTGGCGGGCTGGCCGGTCTATTCTCCACCGGCTTTTTTCTGGTGGTGGTTTTCGTTCGACGCCTATGCGCCATCCATCTTCCTGGAGGGAGCGGCGATCGCCGTATCCGGCAGCTTCATCGCCATCGCCGTCGCCATCTTCATGTCGCTCATCCGGGCGCGCGAGGCGCGCAATGTGGCGACCTACGGCTCCGCCCGCTGGGCCGACGACCGGGAAATCCGCGCCGTCGGCCTGCTTGGTCCCGATGGCGTCGTGCTCGGCCGGCACATCCAGGATTATCTGCGCCATGACGGCCCCGAACATGTGCTGTGCTTCGCCCCGACGCGGAGTGGCAAGGGTGTCGGGCTCGTTGTGCCGACGCTGCTTACCTGGCCGGGAAGCTGCATCGTCCACGACATCAAGGGCGAGAACTGGACCCTGACCGCCGGCTTCCGCGCCAAGCATGGCCGCGTGCTGCTGTTCGATCCGACCAATGCACAATCGTCCGCCTACAATCCGTTGCTGGAAGTCCGGCGCGGCGAATGGGAGGTGCGCGACGTCCAGAACATCGCCGACATCCTGGTCGATCCCGAAGGCAGCCTCGACAAGCGCAACCATTGGGAGAAGACAAGCCACAGCCTGCTGGTCGGCGCGATCCTGCACGTCCTCTATGCCGAGCCCGACAAGACGCTGGCGGGCGTCGCCAACTTCCTCTCCGATCCGCGCCGGCCAGTCGAAGCGACGCTGCGCGCGATGATGTCGGCGCCGCATCTGGGCGAAGCGGGCGTCCATCCCGTCGTTGCTTCCGCCGCGCGCGAGCTGCTCAACAAATCAGAGAACGAGCGATCCGGCGTGCTGTCGACCGCCATGAGCTTCCTTGGCCTCTATCGCGATCCGGTCGTGGCGAAGGTGACGGCGCGCTGCGACTGGCGCATCGCCGATCTGGTCGGGGACCGGCGGCCGGTCACCCTCTACCTCGTCGTGCCGCCGTCCGACATCAACCGCACCAAGCCCCTGATCCGCCTGATCCTCAACCAGATCGGCCGGCGGCTCACCGAGGAATTGAAGGCGTCGAACAAACGCCATCGCCTGCTGCTCATGCTCGACGAGTTTCCCGCGCTCGGCCGATTGGACTTTTTTGAGTCCGCCTTGGCCTTCATGGCCGGCTACGGTCTCAAGAGTTTCCTGATCGCGCAGAGCCTCAACCAGATCGAGCGCGCCTATGGGTCGAACAATTCGATCCTCGACAATTGCCATGTGCGCGTCGCCTTCGCCGCCAATGACGAGCGCACCGCCAAGCGTGTGTCGGATTCGCTCGGCACCGCGACGGAGCTGCGCGATTCCACTAACTATGCCGGCCATCGGCTGGCGCCGTGGCTCGGGCACCTCATGGTGTCGCGCCAGGAGACGGCGCGGCCGCTCCTGACGCCCGGCGAGATCATGCAGCTTCCGCCCAGCGACGAGATCGTCATGGTGGCGGGCACGCCGCCGATCCGGGCGAAGAAGGCGCGCTATTTCGAGGATGCGCGCTTCAAGGAGCGCATCCTGCCGCCGCCCGATCTTATCGCGCCGCGAGCCGCAGCGACGATGACGGATGAATGGTCGGCGCGTGTGATCGCGCCATCGGCCGCAGCGGCGGCAACCACAACAAGCGACGGCGCCGATGGCGATCCGGCCAATGCCGGCATCCGCCGCGAGCCGGAATTGCCCGAGCATGAAGAGATCGTCCCGGCCGCGCGGCCGCCCGAGCAGGAGTTTGATCTTTTGGACGATGAGCCCGACGTGGACGCCGCCAAGGCGCGAGCGCTGCGCCAGCGTATTCGCATCGTCGCCCGGCAGGCGACGATGGACCCGGCCGACGGCATCGAATTGTAG
- a CDS encoding CopG family transcriptional regulator, producing the protein MQAKTRMNVYFDPGLLKQVEALALRRNVSKSAVIEAAVASFLSADASERLEAVFARRMDKLGRQIDGLDEDIAILGETVSLFIRFWLTITPPLPESAQASARAKGTERFEGFMQSLGRRLATGDRFLKELSRDVDSLRDGADHALFKTNGDPG; encoded by the coding sequence GTGCAGGCCAAGACCCGCATGAACGTCTATTTCGACCCCGGCCTACTGAAGCAGGTCGAGGCGCTGGCGCTCCGGCGCAATGTCTCCAAATCCGCGGTGATCGAAGCAGCCGTCGCGTCCTTCCTCTCGGCCGACGCCTCCGAACGGCTCGAGGCCGTGTTCGCACGCCGCATGGACAAGCTCGGCCGCCAGATCGATGGGCTCGACGAGGATATCGCCATCCTGGGCGAGACCGTCTCGCTGTTCATCCGCTTTTGGCTCACTATCACGCCGCCATTGCCCGAAAGCGCGCAAGCCTCGGCGCGCGCGAAAGGAACGGAACGCTTCGAAGGCTTCATGCAATCGCTCGGTCGGCGATTGGCGACCGGCGACAGGTTCCTGAAAGAGCTTTCGCGCGATGTCGACTCGCTGCGCGACGGCGCAGACCATGCGCTCTTCAAGACAAACGGCGATCCAGGCTGA
- the trbB gene encoding P-type conjugative transfer ATPase TrbB, which produces MTTTHQQSEAIQRGARMLRTAFGPAIAGFLEDPSIVEVMLNPDGRLWIDRLSSGLEDTGRKLPAADGERIVRLVAHHVGAEVHAGAPRVSAELPETGERFEGLLPPVVAAPAFAIRKPAVAVFTLDDYVAAGIMSTAQAETLREGVAARANILVAGGTSTGKTTLTNALLAEVAKTDDRVVIIEDTRELQCAAPNLVAMRTKDGVASLSDLVRSSLRLRPDRIPIGEVRGAEALELLKAWGTGHPGGVGTIHAGSAIGALRRMEQLIQEAVVTVPRALIAETIDIVAVLSGRGSARRLSELARVKGLGLDGDYRVAPAVIEGTGGPTSLTPSPEGERL; this is translated from the coding sequence ATGACGACCACGCACCAGCAATCCGAGGCGATCCAGCGGGGCGCGCGCATGCTGCGCACGGCGTTCGGACCTGCCATCGCTGGCTTCCTGGAAGACCCGTCCATTGTCGAAGTGATGCTGAATCCCGACGGGCGGCTCTGGATCGACCGTCTCTCCAGCGGGCTTGAGGATACCGGCCGTAAGCTGCCGGCAGCCGACGGCGAGCGCATCGTCCGCCTGGTCGCCCATCACGTCGGTGCCGAAGTCCATGCCGGCGCGCCGCGTGTCTCCGCCGAACTCCCCGAGACCGGGGAAAGGTTCGAGGGTCTTCTTCCGCCTGTGGTCGCGGCTCCAGCCTTCGCGATCCGCAAGCCCGCCGTCGCAGTGTTCACCCTCGACGACTATGTCGCAGCGGGCATCATGTCGACAGCGCAGGCCGAGACGTTACGCGAAGGCGTCGCTGCGCGCGCGAACATTCTGGTCGCCGGCGGTACGTCCACCGGCAAGACCACGCTGACCAACGCATTGCTCGCAGAGGTCGCGAAGACCGACGATCGCGTCGTCATCATCGAAGATACGCGCGAACTGCAATGCGCCGCGCCGAACCTCGTGGCGATGCGCACGAAAGACGGCGTCGCCTCTCTCTCCGATCTCGTTCGCTCTTCGCTGCGTCTTCGCCCCGATCGTATTCCGATCGGCGAGGTGCGCGGCGCCGAAGCCCTGGAACTGCTCAAGGCCTGGGGCACCGGCCATCCCGGCGGCGTCGGCACGATCCATGCCGGCAGCGCGATCGGTGCGCTGCGCCGAATGGAACAGCTCATCCAGGAGGCCGTCGTCACCGTCCCGCGCGCGCTGATCGCCGAGACGATCGACATCGTTGCCGTCCTCTCCGGCCGCGGCTCGGCGCGCCGGCTCTCCGAGCTCGCACGCGTCAAGGGCCTCGGCCTCGATGGCGATTACCGCGTCGCGCCGGCCGTCATCGAGGGCACCGGCGGCCCGACCTCGCTCACCCCAAGCCCTGAAGGAGAACGCCTGTGA
- a CDS encoding TrbC/VirB2 family protein: MTVSVATLSVMMAAPAHASGSSMPWEQPLQQILQSIEGPVAKIIAVIIIIVTGLTLAFGDTSGGFRRLIQIVFGLSIAFAASSFFLSFFSFGGGALV, from the coding sequence ATGACCGTGTCCGTCGCCACGCTGTCTGTGATGATGGCCGCGCCCGCCCATGCCTCCGGCTCGTCAATGCCGTGGGAGCAGCCGCTGCAACAGATCCTGCAGTCGATCGAAGGCCCGGTCGCCAAGATCATCGCGGTGATCATCATTATCGTCACCGGCCTGACGCTCGCCTTCGGCGACACATCAGGCGGCTTCCGCCGGCTGATCCAGATCGTCTTCGGCCTGTCGATCGCCTTCGCGGCGTCGAGCTTCTTCCTGTCGTTCTTCTCGTTCGGCGGCGGAGCGCTCGTCTGA
- a CDS encoding VirB3 family type IV secretion system protein, translating into MTGGVEQGGDVPGYTAPVHRALTEPILLGGAPRAIAIMNGTLAGAVGLGLRLWLVGIAIWAIGHVAAVWAAKRDPLFVDVVRRHLRVPAHLSV; encoded by the coding sequence ATGACGGGCGGTGTCGAACAGGGCGGCGATGTCCCAGGCTACACGGCTCCCGTTCACCGGGCGCTGACCGAGCCGATCCTGCTCGGCGGCGCGCCGCGCGCCATCGCCATCATGAACGGGACGCTCGCTGGCGCCGTTGGCCTCGGCCTTCGCCTCTGGTTGGTCGGCATCGCCATCTGGGCGATCGGCCATGTCGCGGCGGTGTGGGCCGCGAAGCGCGATCCGCTCTTCGTCGACGTGGTGCGCCGCCATCTGCGCGTCCCCGCGCACCTCTCGGTCTGA
- the trbE gene encoding conjugal transfer protein TrbE has protein sequence MMNLAEYRNRNSRLADFLPWVALVGAGIVLNKDGSFQRTARFRGPDLDSAVPAELVAVAGRLNNAFRRLGSGWAIFVEAQRHPSNLYPDSRFPDAASALVDAERRADFEEAGAHFESSYFLTFTYLPPAEDAARAESWLYEGREKSGLDPNEVITGFADRTDRILRLVEAFMPECRWLDDAETLTYLHGCVSTKRHRVRVPETPIYLDALLADQPLTGGLEPRLGASHLRILTVTGFPTATTPGLLDELNRLAFPYRWSTRAILLDKTDATKLLTKIRRQWFAKRKSIAAILKEVMTNEASVLVDTDAANKAADADLALQELGADYAGMAYITATVTVCDDDPRIADEKLRLVEKVIQGRDFTAMAETINAVDAWLGSLPGHVYANVRQPPISTLNLAHMIPLSAVWAGEVRDEHFAAPPLLFGKTEGSTPFRLSLHVGDVGHTLIVGPTGAGKSVLLALMALQFRRYARAQVFAFDFGGSIRAAALGMGGDWHDLGGDLSDGAVDSVSLQPLARIHDVPERAWAGDWIVSILTREGVAITPEAKEHIWTALTSLASAPIEERTITGLVVLLQSNDLKQALRPYCVGGPYGRLLDAEREHLGSAFVQAFETEGLIGTDAAPAVLSYLFHRIEDRLDGSPTLLIIDEGWLALDDDGFAGQLREWLKTLRKKNASVIFATQSLSDIDGSAIAPAIIESCQTRLLLPNERAIEPQITAIYRRFGLNDRQIEIIARAMPKRDYYCQSRRGNRLFELGLSDVALALCAASSKTDQAAIARIVAEHGRDGFLAAWLDHREVGWAADLIPTLINKETSQ, from the coding sequence ATGATGAACCTCGCCGAATATCGTAACCGCAACAGCCGGCTCGCTGACTTCCTGCCCTGGGTCGCGCTGGTTGGCGCCGGCATCGTCCTCAACAAGGACGGCAGCTTTCAGCGCACCGCGCGGTTTCGCGGCCCCGACCTCGACAGCGCCGTCCCGGCCGAGCTGGTCGCCGTCGCCGGCCGCCTCAACAACGCCTTCCGTCGCCTCGGCTCCGGCTGGGCGATCTTCGTCGAAGCCCAACGCCACCCTTCGAACCTCTATCCCGACAGCCGCTTTCCCGACGCTGCCTCCGCGCTGGTCGATGCCGAGCGCAGGGCGGATTTCGAGGAGGCCGGCGCGCATTTCGAGTCGAGCTATTTCCTGACCTTCACCTATCTGCCGCCGGCGGAAGACGCCGCGCGCGCCGAATCCTGGCTCTATGAGGGACGGGAGAAGTCGGGCCTCGACCCCAACGAGGTGATCACCGGCTTTGCCGATCGCACCGATCGCATTCTGCGCTTGGTCGAAGCCTTCATGCCGGAATGCCGCTGGCTCGATGACGCGGAGACGCTCACCTATCTCCACGGCTGCGTCTCGACCAAACGGCACCGTGTCCGCGTGCCCGAGACGCCGATCTATCTCGACGCGCTTCTCGCCGACCAGCCGCTGACCGGCGGGCTCGAACCGCGCCTTGGCGCCTCGCATCTGCGCATCCTCACCGTCACAGGCTTTCCAACGGCGACGACGCCAGGCCTGCTCGACGAGCTGAACCGTCTCGCATTTCCGTATCGCTGGTCGACGCGCGCGATCCTGCTCGACAAGACCGACGCGACCAAGCTGCTGACCAAGATCCGGCGGCAATGGTTCGCCAAGCGCAAGTCGATCGCCGCGATCCTCAAGGAGGTGATGACCAACGAGGCATCCGTCCTCGTGGACACCGATGCCGCGAACAAGGCGGCTGATGCCGATCTCGCGCTCCAGGAACTCGGCGCTGACTATGCCGGCATGGCCTATATCACCGCGACGGTGACGGTGTGTGATGACGATCCGCGCATAGCCGACGAGAAGTTGCGGCTAGTCGAGAAGGTCATCCAGGGCCGCGACTTCACCGCGATGGCCGAGACCATCAACGCGGTGGACGCCTGGCTCGGATCACTGCCCGGCCACGTCTATGCGAACGTCCGCCAACCTCCGATCTCCACGCTCAATCTCGCCCACATGATCCCGCTGTCTGCGGTGTGGGCGGGCGAGGTGCGGGACGAGCATTTTGCAGCGCCCCCACTGCTCTTCGGCAAGACCGAAGGCTCGACCCCGTTCCGGCTTTCGCTTCATGTCGGCGACGTCGGCCACACGCTGATCGTCGGCCCGACCGGCGCAGGCAAGTCCGTGCTGCTGGCGCTGATGGCGCTCCAGTTCCGACGCTATGCCCGCGCCCAGGTCTTCGCCTTCGACTTCGGCGGCTCGATCCGGGCGGCGGCGCTCGGCATGGGCGGCGACTGGCACGATCTTGGTGGCGATCTCAGCGATGGCGCCGTCGACAGCGTCAGCCTTCAACCGCTCGCCCGCATTCACGACGTGCCCGAGCGCGCCTGGGCGGGTGACTGGATCGTGTCGATCCTGACTCGCGAGGGTGTCGCGATCACGCCCGAGGCGAAGGAGCACATCTGGACGGCGCTGACCTCGTTGGCGTCGGCGCCCATAGAGGAACGTACCATCACCGGCCTGGTCGTGCTGCTCCAGTCGAATGATCTCAAGCAGGCGCTCCGGCCCTATTGCGTCGGCGGTCCCTACGGCCGGTTGCTCGACGCCGAGCGCGAGCATCTCGGATCGGCCTTTGTTCAGGCGTTCGAGACCGAAGGGTTGATCGGCACCGACGCGGCGCCCGCGGTCCTTTCCTATCTCTTCCATCGCATCGAAGACCGGCTCGACGGCTCGCCGACCCTCCTCATCATCGATGAGGGCTGGCTGGCGCTGGACGATGACGGCTTCGCCGGCCAGCTCCGTGAGTGGCTGAAGACGCTGCGCAAGAAAAACGCCAGCGTCATCTTCGCCACGCAAAGCCTGTCGGACATCGACGGCTCGGCGATCGCGCCCGCCATCATCGAGAGCTGCCAGACCCGGCTTCTGCTGCCGAATGAGCGCGCGATCGAGCCGCAGATCACCGCGATCTACCGGCGCTTCGGCCTCAATGACCGCCAGATCGAGATCATCGCGCGGGCAATGCCGAAGCGCGACTATTACTGCCAGTCCCGTCGCGGCAATCGGCTGTTCGAACTCGGCTTGTCCGATGTGGCGCTCGCGCTCTGCGCCGCGTCGTCGAAGACCGACCAGGCGGCCATCGCCCGCATCGTCGCCGAACATGGACGCGACGGCTTCCTCGCCGCCTGGCTCGATCACCGTGAGGTCGGCTGGGCGGCTGACCTCATCCCCACGCTCATCAACAAGGAGACGTCCCAATGA
- the trbJ gene encoding P-type conjugative transfer protein TrbJ: MKLRNSRAARFAAALLIAPVALTPMLATPAHAIIVFDPSNYAQNVLTAARSLQQITNQITSLQNEAQMLINQARNLASLPYSSLQQLQQSVQRTQQLLQQAQNIAYDVQQIDRAFQQKYGNVSMSATDQQLITDARSRWQNTVGGLQDAMRVQAGVVGNIDTNRAQMSALVGQSQGATGALQATQAGNQLLALQAQQLADLTAVVAANGRAQALQSAEQATAAEQGREQRRRFLTPGSGYQPGNARMFPSSGN, encoded by the coding sequence ATGAAACTGCGCAATTCCCGCGCAGCGCGGTTCGCTGCCGCGCTGCTGATCGCTCCCGTCGCGCTCACGCCGATGCTGGCGACGCCAGCTCACGCGATCATCGTGTTCGATCCCTCGAACTATGCACAAAATGTGCTGACGGCAGCGCGATCGCTCCAGCAGATCACCAACCAGATCACCTCACTTCAGAACGAAGCGCAGATGCTGATCAACCAGGCGCGCAACCTTGCGAGCCTGCCGTACTCATCGCTCCAACAGCTTCAGCAGTCGGTTCAGCGGACGCAACAGCTCCTCCAGCAGGCCCAGAACATCGCCTATGACGTCCAGCAGATCGACCGGGCGTTCCAGCAGAAATACGGCAACGTCTCGATGTCGGCGACGGATCAGCAGCTCATCACCGATGCTCGCTCGCGCTGGCAGAACACGGTCGGCGGCCTGCAGGATGCCATGCGCGTGCAGGCCGGCGTCGTCGGCAACATCGACACCAACCGCGCCCAGATGTCGGCGCTGGTCGGCCAGAGCCAGGGCGCAACCGGCGCGCTTCAGGCGACGCAGGCCGGCAACCAGCTTCTCGCGCTTCAGGCCCAGCAGCTCGCCGATCTCACTGCCGTCGTCGCGGCCAACGGTCGGGCACAGGCATTGCAGTCGGCCGAGCAGGCCACCGCTGCCGAACAGGGTCGCGAGCAACGCCGACGCTTCCTGACGCCGGGCTCAGGCTACCAGCCCGGCAATGCGCGCATGTTCCCGAGCAGCGGCAACTGA
- the trbK-alt gene encoding putative entry exclusion protein TrbK-alt translates to MDGKTLARVGAIVFVAVAITATAIEMNRKDVSPDALATQGRPVAAQDPLAAELLRCSEIGEAGTSDPGCLKAWAENRRRFLGQPAQTSLPTPVAPTTLFRSAPADLADPARPEIR, encoded by the coding sequence ATGGACGGCAAGACCCTCGCGCGCGTCGGCGCCATCGTCTTCGTCGCGGTCGCCATCACGGCGACCGCGATCGAGATGAACCGCAAGGACGTTTCGCCGGACGCCCTCGCGACGCAGGGCCGTCCCGTCGCCGCACAAGATCCTCTCGCCGCCGAATTGCTTCGCTGTTCCGAGATCGGCGAGGCTGGCACGAGCGATCCCGGCTGCCTGAAAGCATGGGCCGAGAACCGTCGCCGCTTCCTCGGGCAACCAGCCCAGACATCCTTACCGACACCGGTTGCGCCGACGACGTTGTTTCGGAGTGCGCCGGCGGATCTGGCTGATCCCGCCCGGCCGGAGATCCGCTGA